A region of Vigna radiata var. radiata cultivar VC1973A chromosome 6, Vradiata_ver6, whole genome shotgun sequence DNA encodes the following proteins:
- the LOC106764616 gene encoding centromere-associated protein E isoform X1 has translation MDRSKSRTDLLAAGKKRLQQYRQKKDNKSGSSRGKSSKKAGLPQLVDSDSDAASSVSVSTVSSQITDGNVEDDSHSNVINTEASESQSVANSLRPDNIDPSVVSSSVVTTYNTGDESVLDSNAELAHQVPGICEKDNESSAQVQGHIAEDIEADVAEDVSLSTSGSLVPEGGETHDHASAPVSILSQPAPGTTVAGQSVSEREGEKREELLLLSQGIPNTSVMQTREDQVTDLGAMQEADGLVMEKFCQTTDLVIDGQRELLLSEVGETDQSLPGISLEKARIEDASHEAEQLSESIELLSSQEDILSDKLSGFAEGQGADIAASGTSVRNLEREVLPSTYHEEIPLQCNQEQNSEVVLIEQDGGLQEGFNQQCPSDGLAIEDPKSRGAHEFDPSRPLDLPSVFDANSINLLQLAEIIRGLNEEECQFLIEARGVESDLDPLASRSILLDHDISEAFQSLKEELFLENLMKNIFNTQLAELLESDNQGHQLVDEIYQLRGSYNEVNGKNQYLSEELDNCRVDLHDISSKNVELQNQFDAAMAEVEALSARVVELQNNFDMSQKDSLELSKELADCRGLISSLQVEKKGMNETLDLTNGERSKLLEEKEFHLFEIKNLVSELADLKSSMEGVKLEKSNLIDRISSVTEDRNKIEGEIEHLKHEIDRLSLDLVESKDLVATLQAENSNLNGNLAFSGDKIKNLVDENHRLSSQIIALNEQLSIEKGERLRFEGDLKEASVQLEQISKENVFLNNTLDMHKTQIEDTGKEHSQPLSQPRDLGHQANVVCEKSKGVEIAITEDSLHIDQEPDEGAPVGPHLNRRECEVFDDDHGFVSLKDCLDEAEKVLTMLENAVNELHYHSVSSSRSGEKVSSPVVSKLIQAFESKGHEDEHEGETRDSSFLQSSSNSFKLTKEQIESLKKLLSKWKLDVQIAGALFKGERDDRKAGDAKYSDLEDQFEQLKQHCSDLEASNIELAVQYETVKQLLGDIQENKFLLEELCDTLKQEDARLKAKNNELYEKLGHCQSTISELHTEMKDVKQISSEMASSVGSELENLQKEVTKRTTLLEQGWNMSMAQIVELVGKLKESVGGIMSTAFSSDTQSNLDITHQLEVSVHAAAEMIFDLQKELESTYSEHEILCTSYKEMSSKCDDLLGRNELAVSLLHKMYSDLRKLVVGNGMTMDDKIDVQGEVLPELPNYNSFQPILKHIGNILNEKQELESVTKEMKLELMHRETELEELKMKCVDLDSVSKLIKDLTGVLNADIPKLDMNKSPLSWLDSLVSSLVQKMREAEIQHHTTKELYGSKEMELAELKEKMHFLDTLRLENENEILVLKESLYQAEEALVVARSELHKKANELEHSEQRVSSVREKLSIAVAKGKGLVVQRDGLKQSLAETSSELERCLQELQLKDTRLHEVETKLKTYEEAGERVEALESELSYIRNSSNALRESFLLKDSMLQRIEEILEDLDLPEQFHSRDTIEKIDWLASSVSGNSLAMNDWEQKDAVAGGSYSDASYVARDSWKDDSQLQPDSDDFRMKFEELQSKYYGLAEQNEMLEQSLVERNSLLRRWEELVNSVEMPSHLQSMETEDKIECICAALTEANHHIDALQLKIEKYDSYCGMLNTDLEESQRMVSAFQEDLSALTSERGNLSEKVESLLLENERLSLQKREAELEIEKLIKEMTIVKEKLEHKTAIEEQLLTTDGKIRKLQDLVVDTLSESDTQSMGFGDANIDSLEELLGKLIEKLKMEQKLSASARETELENERLHIEITGLKDKLKHKTAIEEQSFTIDGKIRKLQVLVGDALSESDTQNMVFGDANIDSLEELLQKLIEKLKMEQKLSALTRETELENERLLKEITSLKDKLENKTVIEEQISTIDGKIRKLQDLVGDALSESDSQNMVSDNAPIDSLEELLGKLIEKLNMERKLSVLTRETELENEKLLKEITSLKDKLEHKTAIEEQIFTLDGKIRKLHDLVGDALSKSDSQNMVSGNEPIDSLEELLGKLVEKLKTEQKLSAQTRETELENEKLLNEIANLMDKLEQKAAIQEQIVIIDGKIRKLHDLVCDALPESETENLVSGSEKIDSLEELLRKLLQNHANLLSVNPAYGVVGDGHRSQKDDGTLCEERSIDVQDKEASIDRYKIDLEKSLNELLHVREERDRSLEKQISLSGEVEAMTKRIEELQGLLNQEEHKSASLREKLNVAVRKGKSLVQQRDTLKQTIEEMTVQMEHLKSEISNRDNTLAELEQRLGELSTYPDKLEALESESLQLRKHLEETEQHLQEQEYSLKLILNKLGEIEVGGEDYISDPVKKLEQVGKLCSDLHSTVASLEQASRKSKRASELLLAELNEVQERNDSFQEELAKVNAELVDIRRERDSAEASKLEALAHLEKLSSLHEAGKQSHLSDIMELKSNLNLVFKSFGEVHNLLTNAFIFDLESYRKLEACLESCIKGNNATNMVDSSITKEHWASSNKKGSVPADPWQDFDAIDQYDTSVENLRLFCHQLQEFMTKVSSLKEKISIHSSLAQELDKTLSKLMASIQREMTSQKESCETMKKELSEHDEKLVALRGIIAYLYEACTNSSIVLENEKAELSGTKVESSDLGMSLETPSFDDDKSEECIKTMADRLLLAVKGFTSIKAEFLDANQKEMKSTIANLQRELQEKDVQRDRICSDLVKQIKDAEAAATSYSQDLEAFKIQEHNLKKEVEAIEAERKILEQKVNELQDRQETTAELEDKMRSQTSLLAAKDQEIEALMHALDEEETQMEELTNKIVDLEKVVELKNQEIENLEFSRGKVMKKLSITVSKFDELHHLSANLLSEVEKLQSQLQERDTEISFLRQEVTRCTNDVLLASQMSNQRSSDEIFEFLTWVDMIVSHDGAHDIHPDMKNNSQVHECKEILQKKLMSLLSELENLREVAESKDAMLQVERSKVEELNHKTETLETSLRQKELQLNLLEGVEETAKVAGTSSEIVEVEPVMNRWSPPSGAFVAPQVRSLRKGNSDHIAIAVDENPGGTSRIEEEDDKVHGFKSLTSSKIVPRFTRPLTDLIDGLWVSCDRTLMRQPVLRLGIILYWAIMHALLAFFVV, from the exons ATGGACCGAAGCAAGAGCCGTACCGATCTACTCGCAGCTGGCAAGAAAAGG CTCCAGCAGTATCGTCAGAAGAAGGACAATAAAAGTGGTAGTAGCCGTGgaaaatcatcaaaaaaggcTGGTTTACCTCAGCTagttgattctgattctgatgcTGCAAGTAGTGTCTCAGTTTCAACAGTATCATCTCAGATAACTGATGGAAATGTTGAAGACGACAGTCACTCAAATGTGATTAATACAGAAGCATCAGAGTCACAGTCTGTGGCAAACTCGTTACGTCCTGACAATATTGATCCTTCTGTTGTTTCATCATCAGTCGTCACTACCTATAATACAGGTGATGAATCAGTATTAGATTCTAATGCTGAGCTGGCACATCAGGTTCCTGGGATCTGTGAGAAAGATAACGAGTCATCTGCCCAAGTTCAAGGGCATATTGCTGAAGACATTGAAGCTGATGTGGCAGAGGATGTGTCTTTGAGTACTTCAGGTAGCTTGGTTCCTGAAGGAGGAGAAACCCATGATCATGCATCTGCACCTGTTTCCATTTTGTCCCAGCCTGCTCCTGGTACAACTGTAGCGGGTCAGTCAGTTTCAGAAAGAGAGGGTGAAAAGAGGGAAGAATTGTTGCTTTTATCACAGGGTATTCCGAATACATCTGTGATGCAAACAAGGGAAGATCAGGTAACAGATTTAG GGGCAATGCAGGAGGCAGATGGTTTGGTCATGGAGAAATTTTGTCAAACCACTGATTTGGTGATTGATGGTCAGAGGGAGCTTCTTTTGTCTGAAGTTGGTGAGACTGACCAGTCTCTTCCGGGAATTTCTTTGGAGAAAGCTAGAATTGAGGACGCATCTCATGAAGCTGAACAACTGAGCGAGTCAATTGAATTGCTCTCTTCTCAAGAGGACATTCTGTCAGATAAGCTTTCAGGTTTTGCTGAAGGCCAAGGAGCTGACATTGCAGCTTCAGGGACTTCAGTGAGGAATCTGGAGAGAGAAGTATTACCTAGTACTTATCATGAAGAAATTCCCCTTCAGTGTAATCAAGAACAGAACAGTGAAGTAGTTCTCATTGAACAAGATGGGGGACTTCAGGAAGGGTTTAATCAGCAATGCCCTAGTGATGGACTTGCAATTGAGGATCCAAAGTCAAGGGGAGCTCACGAGTTTGATCCATCCAGACCATTGGACTTGCCTTCTGTTTTTGATGCAAACTCCATCAACCTGTTGCAGCTGGCTGAAATTATTAGGGGGCTTAATGAAGAAGAGTGTCAGTTTCTGATTGAGGCAAGAGGAGTGGAGTCTGATTTGGATCCTTTAGCCAGTCGTTCAATTCTATTGGACCATGACATTTCAGAAGCATTTCAGAGTCTCAAAGAAGAATTGTTTCTcgaaaatttaatgaaaaatatatttaacactcAACTAGCTGAACTGCTGGAGTCTGATAACCAGGGTCACCAATTGGTTGATGAAATATATCAGCTTCGTGGTTCTTATAATGAAGTTAATGGGAAGAATCAATACCTTAGTGAAGAGCTTGATAATTGCCGTGTTGATTTACATGATATTTCTAGCAAAAATGTGGAActgcaaaatcaatttgatgcTGCCATGGCTGAGGTGGAAGCTCTTTCTGCCAGAGTGGTTGAGCTGCAGAATAATTTTGACATGTCTCAAAAAGATTCACTGGAGTTATCCAAAGAGTTGGCTGACTGCAGAGGCTTGATCTCAAGTTTACAGGTGGAAAAGAAGGGCATGAACGAAACTCTTGATTTGACAAATGGTGAGAGAAGTAAACTTTTGGAGGAGAAGGAATTTCATCTATTTGAAATTAAGAATCTGGTGTCTGAATTAGCTGACTTAAAGAGTTCGATGGAAGGAGTAAAACTTGAGAAGTCCAACTTAATTGACAGGATCTCTTCTGTGACCGAAGATAGGAATAAGATTGAAGGAGAAATCGAGCATCTCAAACATGAGATTGATAGGCTGTCATTAGATTTGGTTGAGAGTAAAGATTTGGTGGCAACTCTACAGGCAGAAAATTCCAATTTAAATGGGAACCTTGCATTTTCAGGTGATAAGATTAAAAATCTTGTAGATGAGAATCATAGACTCTCTTCTCAAATCATTGCCTTAAATGAGCAATTGTCTATTGAAAAGGGGGAACGATTGAGGTTTGAAGGTGACCTTAAAGAAGCCTCAGTGCAGTTGGAACAAATTTCCAAGGAAAATGTATTTCTCAATAACACTTTGGATATGCATAAGACCCAGATAGAAGACACTGGAAAGGAACACAGCCAGCCACTTTCTCAACCCAGGGACCTTGGGCATCAAGCCAATGTTGTATGTGAAAAAAGTAAGGGTGTTGAAATTGCAATTACTGAAGATTCTCTGCATATAGATCAGGAGCCTGATGAAGGTGCACCAGTGGGGCCACATCTGAATAGACGTGAATGTgaagtttttgatgatgatcatgggTTTGTTTCATTGAAGGATTGCTTGGATGAGGCAGAGAAAGTTTTGACGATGCTTGAAAATGCAGTTAATGAGTTGCATTATCATTCAGTGTCCTCCAGCAGATCTGGTGAAAAAGTTTCCTCACCTGTGGTTTCAAAATTGATACAGGCTTTTGAATCAAAAGGACATGAAGATGAGCATGAAGGGGAAACAAGGGATTCCAGTTTTCTTCAGTCATCATCAAACTCATTTAAGTTAACCAAAGAACAAAttgaaagtttgaaaaaattgctTTCGAAGTGGAAGCTGGATGTTCAAATTGCGGGTGCATTATTCAAGGGGGAGCGAGATGATCGGAAAGCTGGTGATGCAAAATACAGTGATCTTGAGGACCAGTTTGAACAATTGAAGCAACATTGTTCAGATTTGGAAGCATCCAACATTGAACTAGCCGTTCAGTATGAAACTGTAAAGCAACTTCTTGGTgatattcaagaaaataaatttcttcttgAGGAACTCTGTGATACTTTAAAGCAAGAAGATGCCCGTCTCAAAGCCAAAAATAATGAACTTTATGAGAAGCTTGGACATTGTCAATCAACAATTAGTGAATTGCATACTGAAATGAAAGATGTGAAACAAATTTCCAGTGAAATGGCTTCTAGTGTTGGCAGTGAACTAGAAAATTTGCAGAAGGAGGTGACAAAGAGGACAACGCTACTTGAGCAAGGCTGGAATATGTCTATGGCCCAAATTGTTGAGTTAGTTGGGAAGCTGAAAGAATCAGTTGGTGGAATTATGAGCACAGCTTTCTCTTCTGACACCCAAAGTAATCTGGATATCACTCATCAGTTAGAAGTTTCAGTTCATGCAGCTGCTGAAATGATTTTTGATCTGCAGAAGGAACTTGAATCTACATATTCAGAACATGAAATATTGTGCACATCATATAAAGAAATGAGTTCAAAATGTGATGATCTGCTTGGGAGGAATGAATTGGCTGTTAGTCTATTGCATAAGATGTACAGTGACCTGAGGAAACTTGTAGTCGGAAATGGCATGACTATGGATGATAAGATAGATGTACAAGGTGAAGTGCTTCCTGAACTACCTAACTATAATAGCTTTCAGCCCATCTTGAAACATATTGGGAATATATTGAATGAGAAGCAGGAACTTGAGTCTGTTACCAAGGAGATGAAGTTGGAATTGATGCACAGGGAAACAGAATTGGAAGAATTGAAGATGAAGTGCGTTGATTTAGATTCTGTTAGTAAGCTAATAAAAGATCTGACAGGTGTGCTGAATGCAGATATCCCAAAGCTTGATATGAATAAATCACCCCTTTCATGGTTGGATTCTTTAGTGTCTAGTCTTGTACAGAAAATGCGAGAGGCTGAAATACAACATCACACGACTAAAGAACTATATGGATCCAAGGAGATGGAATTGGCtgaattgaaggaaaaaatgCATTTTCTAGACACACTTCGtcttgagaatgaaaatgaaatccTTGTTCTGAAGGAAAGCTTATATCAGGCTGAGGAAGCTCTTGTTGTTGCTCGTTCTGAATTACACAAGAAAGCAAATGAACTTGAGCATTCAGAACAGCGAGTGTCCTCCGTCCGTGAGAAACTTAGCATAGCTGTTGCCAAGGGGAAAGGGCTGGTTGTACAGCGAGATGGCCTCAAGCAGTCCTTAGCAGAGACATCCAGTGAATTGGAGAGATGCTTGCAAGAGTTACAGTTGAAAGATACTAGACTTCACGAGGTTGAAACAAAACTTAAGACATATGAAGAGGCTGGTGAACGTGTGGAAGCTCTGGAATCTGAGCTTTCTTATATACGGAATTCATCTAATGCTTTGAGAGAGTCATTCCTCCTTAAAGATTCAATGCTTCAGAGGATAGAAGAGATATTGGAAGACTTAGATCTCCCAGAGCAGTTTCATTCAAGGGATACAATTGAGAAGATTGATTGGTTGGCTAGTTCAGTTTCTGGAAACTCATTGGCAATGAATGATTGGGAACAGAAAGATGCTGTGGCAGGAGGCTCATACTCTGATGCTAGTTATGTAGCCAGAGATTCGTGGAAAGATGACAGTCAGCTACAACCAGATTCAGATGATTTTAGAATGAAATTTGAGGAGTTGCAGAGTAAGTATTACGGGTTGGCTGAGCAAAATGAAATGCTGGAGCAGTCATTGGTGGAAAGAAACAGCTTACTTCGGAGATGGGAAGAGCTTGTAAATAGTGTTGAAATGCCTTCACATTTGCAGTCTATGGAGACAGAGGATAAGATTGAGTGTATATGTGCAGCACTTACTGAGGCTAATCATCATATAGACGCTCTGCAACTGAAGATCGAAAAATATGATAGTTATTGTGGAATGCTAAATACTGATCTGGAAGAGTCTCAACGGATGGTGTCTGCTTTTCAAGAAGACCTTAGTGCTCTCACATCCGAGAGAGGGAACCTTTCTGAAAAAGTAGAGTCTTTGCTCCTTGAGAATGAGAGACTATCATTGCAGAAAAGGGAGGCTGAACTTGAGATAGAAAAGCTGATTAAGGAAATGACTATTGTGAAGGAAAAGTTGGAACACAAAACTGCAATTGAAGAACAACTTTTAACTACTGATGGCAAGATCAGAAAGTTGCAGGACTTGGTTGTTGATACCTTGTCAGAATCTGATACACAAAGTATGGGGTTTGGTGATGCAAATATTGATTCCTTGGAAGAATTGCTGGGAAAGCTCATAGAAAAGCTGAAGATGGAACAGAAATTGTCTGCATCGGCAAGAGAAACTGAACTTGAGAATGAAAGGCTGCATATAGAAATAACTGGTTTGAAGGACAAATTGAAACACAAAACTGCAATTGAAGAACAGAGTTTCACTATTGATGGCAAGATCAGAAAGTTGCAAGTCTTGGTTGGTGATGCCTTGTCAGAATCTGATACACAAAATATGGTGTTTGGTGATGCAAATATTGATTCCTTGGAAGAATTGCTGCAAAAGCTCATAGAAAAGCTGAAAATGGAACAGAAACTGTCTGCCTTGACCAGAGAAACTGAACTTGAGAATGAAAGGCTGCTTAAAGAAATAACTAGTTTGAAGGACAAATTGGAAAACAAAACTGTAATTGAAGAACAAATTTCCACTATTGATGGCAAGATAAGAAAGTTGCAAGACTTGGTTGGTGATGCCTTGTCAGAATCTGATTCACAAAATATGGTGTCTGATAACGCACCTATTGATTCCTTAGAAGAATTGCTAGGAAAGCTCATAGAAAAGCTGAACATGGAACGGAAGCTATCTGTATTGACAAGAGAAACTGAACTTGAGAATGAAAAGCTGCTTAAGGAAATAACTAGTTTGAAGGACAAATTGGAACACAAAACTGCAATTGAAGAACAAATTTTCACCCTTGATGGAAAGATCAGAAAGTTGCATGACTTGGTTGGTGATGCCTTGTCAAAGTCTGACTCACAAAATATGGTGTCTGGTAATGAACCTATTGATTCGTTAGAAGAATTGCTAGGAAAGCTCGTAGAAAAGCTGAAAACAGAACAGAAGCTATCTGCACAGACAAGAGAAACTGAACTTGAGAATGAAAAGCTGCTTAATGAAATAGCTAATTTAATGGATAAATTGGAACAGAAAGCTGCCATTCAAGAGCAGATTGTCATCATTGATGGTAAGATCAGAAAATTGCATGATTTAGTTTGTGATGCCTTGCCAGAATCTGAAACAGAAAATCTGGTTTCTGGTAGTGAAAAGATTGATTCCTTGGAGGAATTGCTGAGAAAGCTTTTACAAAATCATGCAAATCTTTTGTCAGTGAATCCTGCATATGGGGTTGTAGGTGATGGACACCGTTCACAAAAGGATGATGGCACACTTTGTGAAGAAAGAAGTATAGATGTGCAGGATAAGGAGGCAAGTATTGATAGATATAAAATAGATCTGGAGAAGTCTTTGAATGAATTGCTGCATGTGAGGGAGGAGAGAGATAGATCTTTGGAAAAACAAATATCTTTATCTGGTGAAGTTGAAGCTATGACTAAAAGAATTGAGGAGTTGCAAGGGCTTCTTAATCAGGAGGAGCATAAATCAGCTTCTCTTAGAGAGAAGTTAAATGTTGCAGTTAGGAAAGGGAAGTCATTGGTGCAGCAGCGGGACACTCTAAAACAGACCATTGAAGAGATGACTGTTCAGATGGAGCACTTGAAATCTGAGATCAGCAACCGGGATAATACACTTGCAGAGCTTGAACAGAGGTTGGGAGAGTTATCAACCTACCCAGATAAGTTAGAGGCTCTTGAATCAGAAAGTTTGCAACTGAGGAAACATTTGGAAGAAACAGAGCAACATTTGCAGGAGCAAGAATATTCTTTGAAACTGATTTTGAACAAGTTAGGTGAGATTGAGGTTGGTGGTGAAGATTATATTAGTGATCCAGTGAAGAAGTTGGAACAGGTTGGGAAACTATGTTCTGATCTGCACAGTACTGTGGCATCTTTAGAACAAGCATCCAGGAAGTCTAAAAGAGCATCAGAACTGCTACTGGCAGAGTTAAACGAGGTTCAAGAGAGGAATGATAGTTTTCAGGAGGAGCTTGCAAAGGTGAATGCTGAACTTGTGGATATCAGAAGAGAAAGGGATTCAGCTGAGGCCTCCAAACTGGAAGCGCTTGCACATCTAGAAAAGTTATCATCCTTGCACGAGGCAGGAAAACAGAGCCATTTATCTGACATCATGGAATTAAAATCTAATCTGAACCTTGTCTTCAAAAGCTTTGGTGAGGTTCACAATTTACTGACCAATGCATTTATCTTTGATTTGGAATCTTATCGGAAACTGGAGGCTTGTCTTGAGTCATGCATTAAAGGAAACAATGCTACAAATATGGTGGATTCATCCATCACCAAAGAACACTGGGCATCTTCTAATAAG AAGGGCTCTGTGCCTGCAGATCCTTGGCAAGATTTTGATGCAATTGATCAGTATGATACTTCAGTTGAAAATCTTCGTCTATTTTGTCATCAACTACAAGAGTTCATGACAAAGGTCAGTTCTCTTAAGGAAAAAATAAGCATACACTCAAGTTTGGCACAGGAACTTGACAAAACTCTATCTAAACTAATGGCAAGTATTCAAAGGGAAATGACTTCCCAAAAAGAGTCGTGTGAAACCATGAAGAAAGAACTAAGTGAACATGATGAGAAACTTGTTGCATTACGTGGGATCATTGCGTACCTCTATGAAGCATGCACTAACTCTTCCATTGtacttgaaaatgaaaaagcGGAACTGTCTGGGACGAAGGTTGAATCTTCAGATCTAGGGATGAGCTTGGAAACTCCTTCATTTGATGATGACAAATCTGAGGAATGTATTAAAACCATGGCAGATAGATTGCTGTTGGCTGTGAAAGGGTTTACTAGTATAAAAGCTGAATTTTTAGATGCTAAtcaaaaagaaatgaaatctaCAATAGCAAATTTGCAGAGAGAGCTTCAGGAGAAGGATGTTCAAAGAGATAGGATTTGCTCGGATCTGGTAAAACAGATCAAGGATGCTGAAGCTGCTGCGACCAGTTACTCTCAAGATCTTGAAGCTTTTAAGATTCAAGAACATAATTTAAAGAAAGAGGTGGAAGCAATTGAGGCAGAAAGGAAGATACTTGAACAGAAAGTGAATGAGCTACAGGATAGGCAAGAAACCACTGCTGAATTAGAGGATAAAATGCGATCTCAGACTAGTTTACTGGCTGCCAAAGATCAAG AAATTGAAGCACTAATGCATGCCCTTGATGAGGAAGAAACACAAATGGAAGAATTGACAAATAAGATTGTTGATCTTGAAAAGGTTGTTGAACTAAAAAATCAAGAGATTGAGAACCTTGAATTTTCTCGTGGTAAGGTTATGAAAAAGCTTTCCATAACTGTCAGCAAGTTTGATGAGCTTCACCACCTTTCGGCAAATCTCCTTTCTGAAGTTGAAAAGCTCCAATCCCAGTTGCAAGAAAGAGATACTGAAATTTCATTCTTGAGACAGGAGGTTACCAGATGCACTAATGATGTTCTTCTTGCATCACAAATGAGCAATCAGAGAAGCTCTGATGAGATATTTGAGTTCTTGACATGGGTTGATATGATTGTGTCTCATGATGGAGCGCATGATATACATCCTGATATGAAGAACAACAGTCAGGTTCATGAATGTAAAGAAATACTTCAGAAGAAGCTTATGTCTTTATTGTCAGAATTGGAAAATCTAAGGGAAGTTGCAGAAAGCAAGGATGCGATGTTGCAAGTAGAAAGGAGTAAGGTAGAAGAATTGAATCACAAAACAGAAACTCTTGAGACGTCCTTACGCCAGAAAGAACTGCAATTGAATTTGCTTGAAGGCGTGGAAGAAACTGCAAAGGTAGCTGGCACGAGCTCAGAGATTGTGGAGGTAGAACCAGTG ATGAACCGTTGGTCACCACCATCAGGTGCTTTTGTAGCACCTCAAGTACGCAGTTTGCGCAAAGGCAACAGTGATCATATTGCCATTGCTGTGGATGAAAACCCTGGTGGTACTAGTAGGATAGAAGAAGAGGATGACAAAG TCCATGGTTTCAAATCCCTCACTTCATCCAAGATTGTCCCAAGATTTACTAGGCCATTGACTGACTTGATTGATGGCTTATG GGTTTCTTGTGATCGGACTCTGATGAGACAACCTGTCTTACGGCTAGGAATTATATTGTATTGGGCCATAATGCACGCACTACTTGCCTTTTTTGTAGTTTAA